One stretch of Prunus persica cultivar Lovell chromosome G1, Prunus_persica_NCBIv2, whole genome shotgun sequence DNA includes these proteins:
- the LOC18792115 gene encoding putative vesicle-associated membrane protein 726 has translation MGQQSLIYSFVARGSVILAEYTEFTGNFTSIASQCLQKLPSSNNKFTYNCDGHTFNYLVENGFTYCVVASESAGRQIPIAYLERVKDDFNKRYAGGKAGTAVANGLNREFGPKLKDHMKYCVDHPEEINKLAKVKAQVTEVKGVMMDNIEKVLDRGEKIELLVDKTDNLRSQAQDFRTQGTKMKRKMWFQNMKIKLIVVGIIILIGFVIFLSICHGFKCT, from the exons ATGGGGCAACAATCTCTGATCTACAGCTTCGTCGCTCGAGGCAGTGTGATTCTCGCCGAGTACACAGAGTTCACCGGCAATTTCACCTCCATTGCCTCTCAATGCCTTCAGAAGCTTCCTTCCTCCAACAACAAGTTCACCTACAATTGCGATGGCCACACCTTCAATTACCTCGTCGAAAACGGCTTCA CTTACTGCGTAGTTGCATCTGAATCTGCTGGCAGGCAAATTCCAATTGCCTATCTGGAGAGAGTCAAGGACGATTTCAACAAAAGATATGCTGGTGGGAAAGCTGGAACTGCTGTTGCCAATGGACTGAACAGAGAGTTTGG ACCTAAACTGAAGGATCACATGAAGTACTGTGTGGATCATCCTGAAGAGATCAACAAGCTTGCAAAAGTGAAGGCTCAGGTTACTGAGGTCAAGGGTGTTATGATGGACAATATTGAGAAG GTTCTTGACCGCGGTGAGAAGATTGAGCTGTTGGTGGACAAAACTGATAATCTTCGCTCCCAG GCCCAAGATTTCAGGACACAgggaacaaaaatgaaaaggaagatgTGGTTTCAGAATATGAAGATAAAATTGATTGTTGTGGGGATCATCATTCTCATAGGCTTTGTGATATTTTTGTCAATCTGCCATGGTTTTAAGTGTACCTAA
- the LOC18792621 gene encoding ran-binding protein 6 — translation MDSEFSVQLQTQAYGVLSSKDVHPMETLFSHLFSPQEPQRSQAYSLLHCCRKHFPDLLFIKLFYVIRQGPSADIRARSALVLRFVLCDLWPKLSLNAQINMKNNFLVSLQEECSLPSLRILCAIASEMASEISGVGNEWPEFIEFLLKSFQSDSERFQLSALWVLAFLPKVYRPVACKALAPSIEPIHLAFLSALNSENADIQVATFSAVVSLIHLFSNSSGRNWFHDLLRGMMVGLFNLLSRLKEDYARGALKELIMLVMEEPQLLKPYLNELVLDMLKIAESEQVTEGTKVFVHKFLLTIAEASDLALTMRGLPYQTLVRLLTVPMKLLLCINDDNACYNKESDQGANVGKTDLGIAYLTKISTALGEKTMTPIAFELFLEYMDASDWKKRHAGINMLAVIAKECSGEMVLMKNCLEQVTSVILKSFQDPHSRVCCAAFNFMQLPITLIEAMQILHHLRIVPALVTALDRHSIPRVKEQAASAILHLIKKLPSDGLRMHTDLDTILSKLQKEPQYVLS, via the exons ATGGACTCGGAATTTTCTGTGCAATTGCAAACACAAGCCTACGGCGTTCTAAGTTCCAAAGATGTGCATCCCATGGAGACCCTCTTCTCTCATCTCTTCAGCCCCCAGGAACCCCAACGATCTCAAGCCTATAGTCTTCTCCATTGTTGCAGAAAGCACTTCCCAGATTTGTTATTCATAAAGCTCTTCTATGTGATTAGGCAAGGCCCTTCTGCTGACATTCGTGCCAGGTCAGCCCTGGTTCTTCGTTTTGTGCTTTGTGACCTTTGGCCTAAGTTGTCTTTGAATGCTCAAATTAACATGAAGAACAACTTTCTTGTTTCTCTTCAAGAAGAGTGTTCATTGCCCAGTTTGAGGATACTCTGTGCCATTGCATCTGAAATGGCATCAGAGATTTCTGGGGTTGGCAATGAATGGCCAGAATTCATTGAGTTTTTGTTGAAGTCTTTTCAGTCGGATTCTGAAAGGTTTCAACTTTCTGCTTTGTGGGTGCTTGCTTTTTTGCCAAAAGTGTACCGGCCGGTTGCTTGTAAAGCTTTAGCTCCCAGCATTGAACCTATACACTTGGCTTTTTTAAGTGCATTGAATTCGGAAAATGCTGATATTCAGGTCGCCACATTTAGTGCTGTGGTTAGTTTGATTCATTTGTTTTCGAATTCATCAGGGCGGAATTGGTTTCATGACCTTTTGAGAGGGATGATGGTTGGACTGTTTAATTTGTTAAGTCGCTTGAAAGAAGACTATGCTCGAGGGGCTCTCAAAGAGTTAATAATGTTGGTAATGGAAGAGCCACAACTCTTGAAGCCATACCTTAATGAACTAGTACTTGACATGCTTAAGATAGCAGAGAGTGAACAAGTGACAGAGGGAACCAAAGTGTTTGTTCACAAATTCTTGCTAACCATAGCAGAAGCAAGCGATTTGGCACTTACGATGAGGGGGTTACCATATCAGACTTTGGTTAGGCTGCTCACAGTCCCAATGAAACTGCTTCTCTGTATAAATGATGACAATGCATGTTACAACAAGGAAAGTGACCAGGGTGCGAATGTCGGGAAGACAGATCTTGGAATTGCATACCtgacaaaaatttcaactgcCTTAGGTGAAAAGACAATGACCCCCATTGCTTTTGAGTTGTTCTTGGAGTACATGGATGCTTCCGATTGGAAGAAGCGTCACGCAGGAATTAATATGCTTGCAGTGATTGCAAAGGAGTGCTCCGGCGAAATG GTACTGATGAAAAATTGTTTGGAACAAGTTACGAGCGTTATTTTGAAATCATTCCAAGATCCCCATTCTCGAGTTTGTTgtgcagcttttaattttatgcaaCTGCCTATAACCCTAATAGAGGCAATGCAAATCCTCCATCATTTGAGGATTGTGCCTGCACTGGTTACTGCACTTGACCGACATTCAATTCCAAGAGTAAAG GAACAAGCTGCCTCAGCAATACTACACTTGATAAAGAAACTACCTTCAGATGGCTTAAGAATGCACACAGACTTGGATACTATATTGAGCAAACTGCAGAAAGAACCACAG TATGTTCTTTCTTGA
- the LOC18792473 gene encoding cellulose synthase-like protein D1 has translation MATSSNSSKKTMSSSPSSAGRPPQGVKFARRTSSGRVMSLSRDDDLDMSGEFSGENDYINYTVMMPPTPDNQPMAGSSGAGTASDSKTDGPGPYGPSRFGAESRRGGDDDGGADSEAAKADRRMSVMNSSNNKSILLRSQTGDFDHNRWLFETKGTYGIGNAYWSEKQENKYGPEVEMSMQDFIDKPWKPLTRKVKIPPAILSPYRLLVVIRLIVLFLFLLWRVQNPNPDAMWLWGMSIVCEIWFAFSWILDILPKQNPINRATDLDALRDKFEQPSPTNPTGRSDLPGVDVFISTADAEKEPPLVTANTILSVLAAQYPVEKLSCYISDDGGAILTFEAMAEAVNFAEVWVPFCRKHEIEPRNPDSYFNSKVDPTKNKKRPDFVKDRRWIKREYDEFKVRINGLPDVIRKRSEMYNSREDVNERKLSKERSIGGGGDGAEPADGEASNVTKATWMADGTHWPGTWLEPCADHKKGDHAGILQVMSKVPEMEAVMGFPDEKKLDFTGVDIRVPMFAYVSREKRPGYDHNKKAGAMNAMVRASAILSNGPFILNLDCDHYIYNSLAIREGMCFMMDRGGDRICYIQFPQRFEGIDPSDRYANHNTVFFDGNMRALDGLQGPVYVGTGCMFRRFALYGFHPPRANEYLGMFGTIKAPAPNYHEIEAQLEADPDLPDSEKQPLATHPDLGLPKKFGNSQMFTDSIGVAEYHGRPLADHSSVKNGRPPGALLEPRPPLDAPTVAEAVAVISCWYEDKTEWGDRIGWIYGSVTEDVVTGYRMHNRGWRSVYCITKRDAFRGTAPINLTDRLHQVLRWATGSVEIFYSRNNAFLACRRLKFLQRIAYLNVGIYPFTSIFLVVYCFLPALCLFTGQFIVAGLSVPFLIYLLIITICLCLLSLLEVRWSGIGLEEWWRNEQFWLIGGTSAHLVAVIQGLLKVVAGIEIHFTLTSKSTAEDEEDIYADLYVVKWTSLFLMPLTIIIINIIAMVIGISRTLYEVIPQWNKLLGGLFFSFWVLAHMYPFMKGLMGRRGRIPTIVYVWAGLLAIIISLLWIVINPPNGVNLNNQGMQI, from the exons ATGGCAACTTCATCAAACTCATCAAAGAAAACAATGTCGTCCTCACCCTCATCTGCAGGCCGTCCACCGCAGGGGGTCAAATTTGCTCGCCGCACGTCCAGTGGGCGTGTGATGAGCTTGTCTCGGGACGACGATTTGGACATGAGCGGGGAATTCTCGGGCGAAAATGACTACATCAATTACACCGTGATGATGCCCCCTACACCGGACAACCAGCCAATGGCAGGGTCATCAGGTGCAGGAACGGCCTCGGATTCAAAAACTGATGGTCCGGGGCCATATGGGCCATCACGGTTTGGAGCAGAGTCTAGGCGAGGGGGCGACGATGATGGTGGGGCTGATAGTGAAGCTGCAAAGGCGGATAGGAGAATGTCAGTGATGAACTCATCTAATAACAAATCAATACTGTTGAGAAGCCAAACTGGGGACTTTGATCATAATCGTTGGTTGTTTGAGACCAAAGGAACGTATGGCATTGGAAACGCATATTGGTCAGAGAAGCAAGAGAACAAGTATGGACCGGAAGTCGAAATGAGCATGCAGGATTTTATTGACAAACCATGGAAGCCACTCACCAGGAAGGTTAAAATCCCCCCTGCTATTCTTAGCCCTTACAG GTTACTTGTGGTCATCCGTTTGATAGTACTGTTCCTTTTCCTACTATGGCGAGTCCAGAATCCAAACCCTGATGCAATGTGGCTATGGGGCATGTCCATAGTTTGTGAGATTTGGTTTGCATTCTCATGGATTTTAGACATTCTTCCCAAGCAGAACCCCATAAATCGTGCCACGGACTTGGATGCTCTACGTGACAAGTTTGAGCAACCTTCTCCCACCAACCCTACTGGGCGCTCTGACCTTCCCGGTGTTGATGTCTTCATCTCCACTGCCGACGCTGAGAAGGAACCACCTCTTGTCACTGCCAATACAATTCTTTCCGTCCTTGCCGCTCAATATCCCGTGGAAAAGCTTTCATGCTACATTTCAGATGATGGTGGTGCCATTCTCACATTTGAGGCCATGGCCGAGGCTGTTAACTTTGCTGAG GTTTGGGTACCCTTTTGCCGAAAACATGAAATTGAGCCTAGGAATCCAGACAGCTACTTTAACAGCAAAGTTGACCCCACCAAGAACAAGAAGCGGCCTGATTTTGTCAAGGATCGCCGTTGGATCAAGAGAGAAtatgatgaatttaaagttAGGATCAACGGTCTTCCTGATGTTATCCGCAAGCGAAGTGAAATGTATAACTCTAGAGAGGACGTGAATGAAAGGAAGCTTTCCAAGGAGAGAAGTATTGGTGGAGGTGGAGATGGCGCGGAGCCAGCGGATGGTGAGGCAAGCAATGTTACTAAGGCAACGTGGATGGCTGACGGGACACATTGGCCAGGAACATGGCTCGAACCTTGCGCCGATCACAAAAAAGGAGACCATGCTGGGATCTTACAG GTTATGAGTAAGGTCCCAGAGATGGAGGCTGTAATGGGTTTTCCTGATGAGAAAAAATTAGACTTCACAGGGGTGGACATTCGAGTCCCAATGTTTGCATATGTTTCGCGAGAGAAGCGACCTGGATATGACCACAACAAGAAGGCAGGAGCCATGAATGCCATGGTCCGAGCGTCAGCAATATTGTCTAATGGTCCCTTCATACTTAACTTGGATTGTGACCATTATATCTATAACTCTCTGGCTATAAGGGAAGGAATGTGCTTCATGATGGACCGGGGTGGAGACAGGATTTGCTACATACAATTCCCTCAGAGATTTGAAGGGATCGATCCATCTGACCGTTATGCAAATCATAACACAGTCTTCTTTGATG GAAATATGAGAGCCCTGGATGGTCTCCAAGGCCCAGTGTATGTGGGAACTGGGTGCATGTTTAGGCGTTTTGCACTGTACGGGTTCCACCCGCCAAGGGCAAATGAGTACTTAGGAATGTTTGGGACGATCAAAGCCCCAGCTCCAAATTACCATGAGATTGAGGCGCAGTTAGAGGCTGATCCAGATCTACCCGACTCAGAAAAACAACCTCTGGCGACTCACCCTGACTTAGGCCTTCCCAAGAAGTTTGGAAATTCACAAATGTTCACTGATTCCATAGGCGTTGCTGAGTATCACGGACGTCCTCTTGCTGATCACTCCTCGGTCAAGAATGGCCGCCCTCCAGGCGCTCTGCTCGAACCACGTCCCCCACTCGATGCCCCAACTGTTGCTGAAGCAGTTGCTGTCATTTCCTGCTG GTACGAGGACAAGACCGAATGGGGAGACAGGATAGGTTGGATCTATGGATCAGTGACAGAGGATGTGGTGACAGGTTACAGAATGCACAATCGTGGTTGGCGGTCAGTGTATTGCATCACGAAGCGTGATGCATTCCGTGGCACTGCACCTATCAACCTCACAGACAGATTGCACCAGGTGCTCCGATGGGCCACTGGTTCAGTGGAAATTTTCTACTCCAGGAACAATGCATTTCTTGCATGCCGGCGCCTCAAGTTTCTACAGCGTATTGCATACCTCAACGTCGGCATTTATCCCTTCACATCCATCTTTCTGGTTGTTTACTGTTTCCTCCCTGCACTCTGCCTCTTCACAGGTCAATTCATAGTTGCAGGCCTAAGTGTCCCCTTCCTTATCTACCTCCTTATCATCACTATCTGTCTCTGTCTGCTCTCCCTACTTGAAGTGAGATGGTCAGGCATTGGCCTTGAGGAATGGTGGCGTAATGAGCAATTTTGGCTCATTGGTGGAACAAGTGCTCACCTTGTAGCTGTCATCCAGGGTCTCCTCAAAGTTGTAGCCGGTATCGAAATTCACTTCACCTTAACCTCCAAGTCTACAGCTGAAGACGAAGAAGACATTTACGCTGACCTATACGTTGTCAAATGGACAAGTCTTTTCTTAATGCCTCTGACAATCATAATCATCAATATTATTGCAATGGTCATCGGAATCTCAAGGACCTTATACGAAGTGATACCCCAATGGAATAAGCTACTCGGAGGACTTTTCTTCAGTTTCTGGGTGTTGGCTCACATGTACCCATTTATGAAAGGCTTGATGGGAAGGAGAGGAAGGATACCTACTATTGTATATGTCTGGGCAGGGCTGCTTGCAATCATAATATCTTTGCTTTGGATAGTAATCAATCCTCCAAATGGTGTCAACCTCAACAATCAAGGCATGCAGATATGA
- the LOC18792371 gene encoding mitochondrial intermembrane space import and assembly protein 40, producing MADSPSKTLEHQAPTQASNTESDSKPVDEEKPQEAEGNPQNASKEEEEAEDDEEEPGECGFCLFMKGGGCKESFTAWEQCIEESEKNKEDIVEKCFEVTSALKKCMEAHPDYYQPILQAEKAAEAEAVKELEKEKAAESSKDQNAAASEQHSDSSGEKDA from the coding sequence ATGGCCGATTCACCTTCTAAAACCCTGGAACACCAAGCTCCAACGCAGGCCTCAAATACCGAATCAGATTCCAAACCCGTAGACGAAGAGAAGCCCCAGGAAGCTGAAGGGAATCCACAGAACGCGtctaaagaagaagaggaagcggAGGACGATGAGGAGGAGCCCGGTGAATGTGGGTTCTGCTTGTTTATGAAAGGCGGTGGCTGCAAAGAGAGCTTCACAGCTTGGGAACAGTGCATTGAAGAGTCTGAGAAGAACAAGGAGGACATTGTTGAGAAATGCTTTGAGGTCACTTCGGCTTTGAAGAAGTGTATGGAGGCTCATCCCGATTACTACCAGCCCATATTGCAGGCTGAGAAGGCCGCTGAGGCAGAGGCTGTCAAGGAATTGGAGAAGGAAAAGGCTGCTGAGAGCTCCAAGGATCAAAATGCCGCCGCTTCGGAGCAGCATTCGGATTCCAGTGGCGAGAAAGATGCATAG
- the LOC18788201 gene encoding F-box protein PP2-B10 isoform X2, whose product MRADHAWSLPSFKLLRILISCGRDFFPKTKIIRKSFPLLPTPCPRRISTFIFANTASSQAMVTWAKRAYSCIGRYTKMLAKSRFSQVSKLNYISWLDIKGYIETKNLSPRTTYAAYFVYLLTSEHVTWTRKIPITSRVAYEKSAVAVERSLILDPLSYGGRRSVTPYPLTFEGRVGPQARYRLDGWIEIEMGEFVTEEDNATVVCSLMETSSFCKRGIIVEGIDLN is encoded by the exons ATGCGTGCAGATCATGCCTGGTCTCTTCCCTCTTTCAAATTGCTGCGGATTCTGATATCGTGTGGGAGAGATTTCTTCCCCAAGACCAAGATTATAAGGAAATCATTTCCACTTCTTCCAACTCCTTGTCCAAGAAGGATCTCTACTTTCATCTTTGCAAACACAGCATCATCACAGGCAATGGTAACATG GGCCAAGAGAGCTTACAGTTGTATTGGAAGATACACCAAAATGTTGGCAAAGTCTAG GTTTTCCCAAGTGTCTAAGCTCAATTATATATCCTGGCTTGACATCAAGGGATACATAGAGACTAAAAACTTGTCCCCGAGAACAACCTATGCAGCGTATTTTGTCTATCTGCTCACATCAGAACACGTTACGTGGACACGAAAAATTCCTATTACATCGCGCGTCGCTTATGAAAAAAGCGCAGTTGCGGTTGAGCGTAGTCTGATCCTAGACCCTCTATCTTATGGAGGCCGCCGTAGTGTGACACCATACCCTCTAACTTTTGAAGGTAGAGTTGGTCCTCAAGCTCGATACAGACTTGATGGGTGGATTGAGATTGAGATGGGTGAGTTCGTCACTGAAGAAGATAATGCTACTGTAGTGTGTAGTTTAATGGAAACTAGTAGTTTCTGTAAGAGAGGCATCATTGTGGAAGGCATTGATCTTAACTGA
- the LOC18791890 gene encoding putative F-box protein PP2-B12, which produces MKEAKAEAEMSIISMLPAECISHIVSCTTPLDACRSSLVSSLFRIAADSDIVWERFLPQDYKEIISTSLNSLSKKDLYFHLCNHPIIIGNGNMSMALEKQSGKKCYMVGARGLSVIWGDTPGYWRWISLPESRFSQVAKLNYVWWLDIKGYIETKNLSPRTTYAAYFVYQLSSQHNLGTAATPVTLRVAYEHSAVAVEHSVILDPVNYEGTAPPHARYRGDGWFEIEMGEFVTEEDNATVVCSLMETSNYNCKTGLIVEGIELRPKE; this is translated from the exons atgaaggaagcaAAAGCAGAAGCAGAGATGAGTATCATCAGCATGTTGCCTGCAGAATGTATCTCCCACATCGTTTCCTGCACAACCCCTCTGGATGCGTGCAGATCATCGCTTGTCTCTTCCCTCTTTAGAATTGCTGCGGATTCTGATATAGTGTGGGAGAGATTTCTGCCCCAGGATTATAAGGAAATCATTTCCACTTCTTTGAACTCCTTGTCCAAGAAGGATCTCTACTTTCATCTTTGCAATCACCCCATCATCATAGGCAATGGTAACATG AGCATGGCACTAGAAAAGCAGAGTGGCAAAAAATGTTATATGGTAGGGGCAAGAGGGCTTTCAGTTATATGGGGAGATACACCCGGATATTGGCGGTGGATATCTCTGCCAGAGTCTAG GTTTTCCCAAGTGGCTAAGCTCAATTATGTATGGTGGCTTGACATCAAGGGATACATAGAGACTAAAAACTTGTCCCCAAGAACAACCTATGCAGCTTATTTTGTCTATCAGCTCTCATCACAACACAATCTAGGGACTGCAGCAACTCCTGTTACATTGCGTGTCGCTTATGAACATAGCGCAGTTGCGGTTGAGCATAGTGTGATCCTAGACCCTGTAAATTATGAAGGTACAGCTCCTCCGCATGCTCGATACAGAGGCGATGGGTGGTTTGAGATTGAGATGGGTGAGTTTGTCACCGAAGAAGATAATGCTACTGTAGTGTGTAGTCTAATGGAAACTAGTAACTACAACTGTAAGACCGGCCTCATTGTGGAAGGCATTGAGCTTAGGCCCAAAGAGTGA
- the LOC18788201 gene encoding putative F-box protein PP2-B12 isoform X1: MKEAEAEMNIISVLPAECISHIVSCTTPLDACRSSLVSHLFRIAADSDIVWERFLPQDYKEIISSSLNSLSKKDLYFHLCNHPIIIGNGNMSMALEKQSGKKCYMVGARELTVIWGDTPPYWQWISLPESRFAQVAELNYVWWLEIKGYIETKNLSPRTAYAAYFVYQLSSEHNPRTATTPFRFRVAYEQGTADERSVILDPITHEGIAPPQARYRGNGWIEIEMGEFITEEDNATVLFSLMEISSFCKSGLIVEGIELRPKQ; encoded by the exons atgaaggaagcaGAAGCAGAGATGAATATCATCAGCGTGTTGCCTGCAGAGTGTATCTCCCACATCGTTTCCTGCACAACCCCTCTGGACGCGTGCAGATCATCGCTGGTCTCTCATCTCTTTCGAATTGCTGCGGATTCTGATATTGTGTGGGAGAGATTTCTGCCCCAGGATTATAAGGAGATCATTTCCAGTTCTTTGAACTCCTTGTCCAAGAAGGATCTCTACTTTCATCTTTGCAATCACCCTATCATCATAGGAAATGGTAACATG AGCATGGCACTAGAAAAGCAGAGTGGCAAAAAATGCTATATGGTAGGGGCAAGAGAGCTTACAGTTATATGGGGAGATACACCCCCATATTGGCAATGGATATCTCTACCAGAGTCTAG GTTTGCCCAAGTGGCTGAGCTCAATTATGTGTGGTGGCTTGAGATCAAGGGGTACATAGAGACTAAAAATTTGTCCCCACGAACAGCCTATGCAGCTTATTTTGTCTATCAGCTCTCATCAGAACACAATCCACGGACTGCAACAACTCCTTTTAGGTTCCGTGTTGCTTATGAACAAGGCACAGCAGATGAGCGTAGTGTGATCCTAGATCCTATAACTCATGAAGGTATAGCTCCTCCGCAAGCTCGATACAGAGGCAATGGGTGGATTGAGATTGAGATGGGTGAGTTCATCACTGAAGAAGATAATGCTACTGTGCTATTTAGTCTAATGGAAATTAGTAGTTTCTGTAAGAGCGGCCTCATTGTAGAAGGCATTGAGCTTAGGCCCAAGCAATGA